The following DNA comes from Dehalococcoidia bacterium.
CGAACGCTTTTACTGCGAGATGAACGGTGCGGAGTATAGCAACTGAAGCAAGATGTGCGCCGGCGCATTGTTGTGTGTATGCAACTCCCATGGGCAGGAATATCTCATACGTGTATCAGACGCCCTGGCCGGGACCGGAGGGCACCCCTGCCATGACGGCGGCGATGCCGACTGCATTGCGCTGCGCAGGCGTGGACACGGTGACTCGATGCGGAGTCAGCAGCGACCGTGCACGACGCGGGCACCAGTGAGCGGGCCACGCGACGGCCGCGTTGTTAGAAAGCTGTAAACCTGTAAGGACTTTGCTGCTTTTCGGTTCAGACGGCGCCCTGCCCGCTGAGCACCCGCAAATCCTCGTCGCTGAGGCCGAGGCGCTCGCGCAACACGCTGGCCGTATGCTCACCCAGCAGCGGCGCCCGCTCGATGCGGCCGGGCGACGCGCTCATGGCAAAGGGCGGTCCGGGATAGGTCAGCCGGCCGGCGGCCGGATGGTCCAGCTCTCTCAGGAAACCGCGGGCCGCGAGCTGCGGCGATTCCAGCAGATCGGCCATGTTGTGCACGAAGGCGATCGGTCCGCGCATCGAGCCGGCGCGTTCATACACTTCTCGCTTTGGCTTGTCGGCGGCCCAGGCGTAGATCAGTGCCGTGAGGTCGTCGTCGTTGGCCAGCCGCGCCGCCCCGCTGTTGAAGCGCGGGTCGTCCACAAGCTCCGGCATATCCATCACGTTGAAGAGCGGCGGCACGTTGCGCGGCATCGCGTGGACGCCGAGGTACCCATCGGCGCAGGGATAGAGACCCAACACCGCTGAGTTGATGTTGCCGCGGCGCGTCGCCCAGATGTCGCGGCCGGTGTACGCGTAGCTGTTGAGCGCGATCTCCAGGGTCGAGGCCATCGCTTCTTGCGCCGAGATGTCGATCCACTGGCCCTCGCCCGTCTCCAGCGCGTCCCACAGCCCCACCAGCGCGGCGCTGAAACCGTTGAGGCCGAGCTGGTAGCCGGCCTGCTCCCCGCCGGGCCTCAGGGGCTCCCGGTCCGGGTCACCGGTCAGGTGCATCTGGCCGCCGGACGCATAACTGGTCAGGTCGGTGGCCTGCCAGCGGGCGCGCGGGCCGCTCTGACCGAAGGCGCTGAGGGAGACGAAAACCAGCCGCGAATTCTCGGCTCGCAGCGTTTCATAGCCCAGACCCCGGTTGGCCAGCTCGCCCGGCGGCAGGTTCTCGACGAGGAT
Coding sequences within:
- a CDS encoding CoA transferase, which encodes MADLYDGGAGEQALTGVTVLELGESIAAPFCSKLLACYGAMVLKIEPPGRGDPSRAVGPFAASGPNRERGVLHLYLDTGKQSVTLDLDQAAGQQLARRLAAQADILVENLPPGELANRGLGYETLRAENSRLVFVSLSAFGQSGPRARWQATDLTSYASGGQMHLTGDPDREPLRPGGEQAGYQLGLNGFSAALVGLWDALETGEGQWIDISAQEAMASTLEIALNSYAYTGRDIWATRRGNINSAVLGLYPCADGYLGVHAMPRNVPPLFNVMDMPELVDDPRFNSGAARLANDDDLTALIYAWAADKPKREVYERAGSMRGPIAFVHNMADLLESPQLAARGFLRELDHPAAGRLTYPGPPFAMSASPGRIERAPLLGEHTASVLRERLGLSDEDLRVLSGQGAV